The Oxalobacteraceae bacterium OTU3CINTB1 genome includes a window with the following:
- a CDS encoding phosphoglycolate phosphatase codes for MSVLIGVRAAIIDLDGTMLDTIPDFHVAINGMLQELGLDSIEQEQIALMVGKGSENLIRSVLALQADAAGVEQRFDAAMDAYQRHYLGINGQHSTLYPDVIEGLTAMKASGLRLACVTNKPIAFTTPLLKLKGLDGFFDVVYGGDSLPRKKPDPLPLQTVCADFDLPPAQVVAIGDSSNDAQAARAAGCPVLTVPYGYNHGQSIHGIDSDGIVDTLLDAASRISSQN; via the coding sequence ATGAGCGTGCTGATAGGCGTGCGCGCCGCCATCATCGACCTCGACGGCACCATGCTGGACACGATTCCCGACTTCCACGTGGCGATCAACGGCATGCTTCAGGAACTGGGTCTCGATTCCATCGAACAAGAGCAGATCGCCCTCATGGTCGGCAAGGGTTCGGAAAACCTGATCCGCTCGGTGCTCGCGCTCCAGGCCGACGCGGCCGGCGTCGAGCAACGCTTCGACGCGGCGATGGACGCCTACCAGCGCCACTACCTGGGGATCAACGGCCAACACAGCACCTTGTACCCCGACGTGATCGAGGGCCTGACGGCGATGAAAGCCAGCGGCCTGCGCCTGGCGTGCGTGACCAACAAGCCGATCGCCTTCACCACGCCGCTGCTCAAGCTCAAGGGCCTGGACGGCTTTTTCGACGTGGTCTACGGCGGCGATTCGCTGCCGCGCAAGAAGCCCGATCCGCTGCCGCTGCAAACGGTGTGCGCCGATTTCGACCTGCCGCCGGCCCAGGTGGTGGCCATCGGCGACTCCTCCAACGACGCGCAAGCGGCCCGGGCTGCGGGTTGTCCGGTGTTGACGGTGCCTTACGGTTACAATCACGGACAGTCTATACACGGGATCGATTCCGATGGTATAGTAGACACGCTGCTCGACGCGGCAAGCCGTATCAGTTCGCAAAATTAA
- the rpe gene encoding ribulose-phosphate 3-epimerase produces MSNFRIAPSILSADFARLGEEVRNVVAAGADIIHFDVMDNHYVPNLTIGPLVCQAIRPHVDVPIDVHLMVKPVDRIIPDFAKAGANIITFHPEGSEHIDRSLQLIRDHGCKAGLVFNPATPLSYLEHVMDKIDMILIMSVNPGFGGQSFIPQALKKIAEARRLIDDSGRDIMLEVDGGIKIDNIAAAAAAGADTFVAGSAIFGQPDYKAVIDAMRANLAAI; encoded by the coding sequence ATGTCCAATTTCCGTATCGCTCCCAGCATCCTGTCCGCCGACTTCGCCCGTCTGGGCGAAGAGGTACGCAACGTCGTCGCCGCCGGCGCCGACATCATCCACTTTGACGTGATGGACAACCATTATGTTCCGAACCTGACCATCGGCCCGCTGGTGTGCCAGGCGATCCGCCCGCACGTGGACGTGCCGATCGACGTGCACCTGATGGTCAAGCCGGTCGACCGCATCATTCCGGACTTCGCCAAGGCCGGCGCCAACATCATCACCTTCCACCCGGAAGGCTCCGAGCACATCGACCGCTCGCTGCAACTGATCCGCGACCACGGCTGCAAGGCCGGCCTGGTGTTCAACCCGGCCACCCCGCTGAGCTATCTGGAACACGTCATGGACAAGATCGACATGATCCTGATCATGTCGGTCAACCCCGGCTTCGGCGGCCAGTCCTTCATCCCTCAGGCGCTCAAGAAGATCGCCGAGGCGCGCCGCCTGATCGACGACTCGGGCCGCGACATCATGCTGGAAGTGGACGGCGGCATCAAGATCGACAACATCGCGGCGGCCGCCGCCGCCGGCGCCGACACCTTCGTGGCGGGATCGGCCATCTTTGGCCAGCCGGACTACAAGGCCGTCATCGACGCCATGCGCGCCAACCTGGCGGCGATTTAA
- the apaG gene encoding Co2+/Mg2+ efflux protein ApaG — protein MATYEFTVSVRTQYLPDQSDPERTNFVFTYSITIKNTGTVAAQLISRHWVITDANNHIEEVRGLGVVGHQPLLQPGEHFEYTSGTALQTQQGSMFGEYFCVAEDGHQFEAKIPEFVLSLPRTLH, from the coding sequence ATGGCCACTTATGAATTTACTGTGTCGGTCAGAACCCAGTACCTGCCGGATCAATCCGATCCGGAGCGCACCAATTTCGTGTTCACCTATTCGATCACGATCAAGAACACCGGCACCGTCGCCGCCCAGTTGATTTCGCGCCACTGGGTCATCACCGACGCCAACAACCACATCGAAGAGGTGCGCGGACTGGGCGTGGTCGGCCATCAGCCGCTGTTGCAGCCGGGCGAGCATTTCGAGTACACCAGCGGCACCGCGCTGCAAACGCAGCAGGGATCGATGTTCGGCGAATATTTCTGCGTGGCCGAGGACGGTCATCAGTTCGAGGCCAAGATCCCCGAGTTCGTGCTGTCGCTGCCGCGCACGCTTCACTGA
- a CDS encoding murein transglycosylase A produces the protein MSFTRRSLLVPLSVVALSLAACTTTPIPAEKPAGQPAPPTVPAVPAKPATPATPTAPVTPTAPAALRMVPTTFASLPGWDRDDVRAAWPAFMSSCAVLIKQPQWKESCSIARSVNAADDKAIRTFFEAFMVPNQVIAPDGATDGLVTGYYEPLLRGARKKGGPYQTPLFKVPDDMVTVDLASVYPELKGMRLRGKLVGKKVVPYATRADIEKADFIGKELLWVDDPVESFFLQVQGSGRVQLTDTQETVRVAYADQNGHPYKSIGKYLVEKGELTLEQASAQGIKAWIAGHPTRMQELFNVNPSYVFFKEEKLPDPKVGPKGAQGVPLTPQRSVAIDASQLPLGAPMFLATTMPNSDIPLQRLVMAQDTGGAIRGAIRVDYFFGFGTEAAENAGRMKQRGNVWVLLPKQP, from the coding sequence ATGTCATTTACACGTCGTAGTCTACTCGTTCCGCTGTCCGTCGTCGCGCTTTCGCTGGCCGCCTGCACCACCACGCCGATCCCGGCGGAAAAACCGGCCGGACAGCCGGCGCCGCCCACCGTGCCCGCCGTCCCTGCCAAGCCCGCCACGCCCGCCACGCCTACAGCCCCGGTCACACCGACCGCCCCGGCGGCGCTGCGGATGGTGCCGACCACCTTCGCATCGTTGCCCGGCTGGGACCGCGACGATGTGCGCGCCGCCTGGCCGGCTTTCATGTCGTCGTGCGCCGTGCTGATCAAGCAGCCGCAGTGGAAGGAGTCGTGCTCGATCGCGCGCAGCGTCAACGCCGCCGACGACAAGGCTATCCGCACCTTCTTCGAGGCGTTCATGGTGCCGAACCAGGTGATCGCGCCGGACGGCGCCACCGACGGGCTGGTCACCGGCTACTACGAGCCGCTGCTGCGCGGCGCCCGAAAAAAGGGCGGTCCGTATCAAACGCCGCTGTTCAAGGTGCCGGACGACATGGTCACCGTCGATCTGGCGAGCGTCTATCCGGAGCTGAAAGGCATGCGCCTGCGGGGCAAGCTGGTCGGCAAGAAGGTGGTGCCGTACGCGACCCGCGCCGACATCGAAAAGGCCGATTTCATCGGCAAGGAATTGCTTTGGGTCGACGATCCGGTGGAGTCGTTCTTCCTGCAGGTGCAGGGTTCGGGCCGCGTCCAGCTGACCGATACGCAGGAAACCGTGCGCGTGGCCTACGCCGACCAGAACGGTCATCCGTACAAATCGATCGGCAAGTACCTGGTGGAGAAGGGCGAGTTGACCCTGGAGCAGGCGTCGGCGCAGGGCATCAAGGCCTGGATAGCCGGCCATCCTACCCGGATGCAGGAACTATTCAATGTGAACCCGAGCTATGTGTTCTTCAAAGAAGAGAAGCTGCCGGACCCGAAAGTCGGTCCGAAGGGCGCGCAGGGCGTGCCGCTGACGCCGCAGCGTTCGGTGGCGATCGACGCCTCGCAGCTGCCGCTGGGCGCGCCGATGTTCCTGGCCACCACGATGCCTAACAGCGATATTCCGCTGCAACGCCTGGTGATGGCGCAGGATACCGGCGGCGCCATCCGTGGCGCGATCCGGGTCGACTACTTCTTCGGCTTCGGCACCGAGGCGGCGGAAAACGCCGGCCGCATGAAGCAGCGCGGCAATGTCTGGGTGTTGTTGCCCAAGCAGCCGTAA
- a CDS encoding universal stress protein encodes MFKTILLPTDGSDLSDKATATAVEFAKLNRAKIVSITVIQPLPLASMGDGGAVIDSGQFAVKMQEAARSYIDKVAAAARAADIPFEGVISVSHTPYEEIVEAAKKFECDLIMMASHGHTGINKLLLGSQTDKVLAHTTLPVLVLR; translated from the coding sequence ATGTTCAAAACCATACTATTGCCGACCGACGGCTCGGACCTGTCGGACAAGGCGACCGCGACTGCGGTCGAGTTCGCCAAACTGAATCGCGCCAAGATCGTCAGCATCACCGTGATCCAGCCTTTGCCGCTGGCGTCGATGGGTGACGGCGGCGCCGTGATCGACTCCGGCCAGTTCGCCGTCAAGATGCAGGAAGCGGCGCGCAGCTACATCGACAAGGTGGCGGCGGCCGCGCGCGCGGCCGATATTCCGTTCGAGGGGGTGATTTCGGTGTCGCACACCCCGTACGAGGAAATCGTCGAGGCGGCGAAAAAATTCGAGTGCGACCTCATCATGATGGCGTCGCACGGACACACTGGCATCAACAAGCTGCTGCTGGGCAGCCAGACCGACAAGGTGCTGGCGCACACGACCTTGCCGGTGTTGGTGTTGAGGTGA
- a CDS encoding MFS transporter — MATYFGEPPIFTSLRRPLRDKLAADPLLGNSDFLRYWFSAILNGFGSYIGALAVPLCAVLLLKATPAQMGMLGAAAAMPFALFALPAGVVLDRNRKLPILLASKAIQATALFSIPAAYWMGVLSVEWMYAVAFTTGACNVVGGGAEQVFLTNLIGRERLMDAQSKFAATDSASRLLAPGLAGVLIQWLTAPYAVLLNALGFVLSILLLRNLRANDPKPAPSDKHPLRDIRDGLQFIWKQQLLRTLAWSVGAWHMLFYGYAALAVLFATRDLGMSAGMLGAAQMVGGLGVLASSMLLKPLTQRYGASGTILIGIGLTAFAFTMTPMIPAKLFGYPAASATACAALSFFLDCGVMLFVMPYMAIRQKVTPDAYLGRMVSTMRFLTIAVAPLGALTAGYIGEHFSVRTGLACVAVGAIVLTACMAVSASLRETEQPAVAAS, encoded by the coding sequence TTGGCAACTTACTTCGGCGAGCCTCCCATTTTTACCTCACTGCGCCGCCCGCTGCGCGACAAGCTGGCCGCTGATCCCTTGCTGGGCAATAGCGACTTTCTGCGTTACTGGTTCAGCGCCATCCTCAACGGCTTCGGCAGCTATATCGGCGCGCTGGCCGTGCCGCTGTGCGCGGTGTTGCTGCTCAAGGCCACGCCGGCGCAAATGGGCATGCTGGGCGCCGCGGCGGCGATGCCGTTCGCGCTGTTCGCGCTGCCGGCCGGCGTGGTGCTGGACCGCAACCGCAAGCTGCCGATCCTGCTTGCCAGCAAGGCCATCCAGGCCACCGCCCTGTTCAGCATCCCCGCCGCTTACTGGATGGGCGTGTTGTCGGTCGAGTGGATGTATGCGGTCGCCTTCACCACCGGCGCCTGCAACGTCGTCGGCGGCGGCGCCGAACAGGTTTTCCTGACCAATTTGATCGGCCGCGAGCGCCTGATGGACGCGCAATCCAAATTCGCCGCCACCGACTCCGCGTCGCGGCTGCTGGCGCCGGGACTGGCGGGGGTGCTGATCCAATGGCTCACCGCGCCCTACGCGGTGCTGCTCAACGCCCTGGGTTTTGTACTGTCGATCCTGCTGCTGCGCAATCTGAGGGCCAACGATCCGAAACCGGCGCCGTCCGACAAGCACCCGCTGCGCGATATCCGCGACGGCCTGCAATTCATCTGGAAGCAGCAACTGCTGCGCACCCTGGCCTGGAGCGTGGGCGCCTGGCACATGCTGTTTTACGGCTATGCGGCGCTGGCCGTGCTGTTCGCCACCCGCGACCTGGGCATGAGCGCGGGCATGCTGGGCGCGGCGCAAATGGTCGGCGGCCTCGGCGTGCTGGCCAGCTCGATGCTGCTCAAGCCGCTGACCCAGCGCTATGGCGCCAGCGGCACCATCCTGATCGGCATTGGCCTGACCGCCTTCGCCTTTACGATGACGCCGATGATACCGGCCAAGCTGTTCGGCTATCCGGCCGCCAGCGCGACCGCGTGCGCGGCCTTGTCGTTCTTCCTCGACTGCGGCGTGATGCTGTTTGTCATGCCGTACATGGCCATCCGGCAGAAGGTCACGCCGGACGCCTACCTGGGCCGCATGGTGTCGACGATGCGCTTCCTGACCATCGCGGTGGCGCCGCTGGGCGCCCTCACGGCCGGTTATATCGGCGAGCATTTCAGCGTGCGAACCGGGCTGGCGTGCGTGGCGGTGGGGGCCATCGTGCTGACCGCATGCATGGCCGTGTCCGCGTCGCTGCGCGAGACCGAACAGCCGGCGGTGGCCGCGTCGTAA
- a CDS encoding enoyl-CoA hydratase, with protein MQYEDLIVEVHGKVALIRLNRPKALNALNDRMMNELGEALFKFDADPAIGCIVLTGSEKAFAAGADIAAMVDYTYVDTYRDNYIGRNWEHILRVRKPVVGAVAGYALGGGCELAMMCDFVIAADTAKFGQPEIKIGVTPGAGASQRLPRAIGKAKAMDMLLTARTIDAVEAERMGLVSRIVPADKLIEEVLAAATVIAAMPTSVAMMVKDAVNRAYEVPLTEGVGYERRLFHAAFGTPAQKEGMKAFLEKRPANFDGL; from the coding sequence ATGCAATATGAAGACCTGATCGTTGAAGTGCACGGCAAAGTCGCGCTGATCCGCCTGAACCGTCCCAAGGCGCTGAACGCGCTCAATGACCGCATGATGAACGAACTTGGCGAGGCCTTGTTCAAGTTTGACGCCGATCCGGCGATCGGCTGCATCGTCCTGACCGGCAGCGAGAAAGCCTTCGCGGCCGGCGCCGACATCGCCGCCATGGTCGACTACACGTATGTGGATACCTATCGCGACAACTACATCGGCCGCAACTGGGAGCACATCCTGCGCGTGCGCAAACCGGTGGTGGGCGCCGTGGCCGGCTACGCGCTGGGCGGCGGCTGCGAGCTGGCGATGATGTGCGACTTCGTGATCGCCGCCGATACCGCCAAATTCGGCCAGCCGGAGATCAAGATCGGCGTCACCCCGGGCGCCGGCGCCTCGCAGCGCCTGCCGCGCGCGATCGGCAAGGCCAAGGCGATGGATATGTTGTTGACCGCCCGCACCATCGACGCGGTCGAGGCCGAGCGTATGGGCTTGGTGTCGCGCATCGTCCCGGCCGACAAGCTGATCGAGGAAGTGCTGGCCGCCGCGACCGTGATCGCCGCGATGCCGACCTCGGTGGCGATGATGGTCAAGGATGCCGTCAACCGCGCTTATGAGGTTCCGCTGACCGAAGGCGTGGGCTACGAGCGCCGCCTGTTCCATGCCGCGTTCGGTACGCCTGCCCAAAAAGAAGGCATGAAAGCTTTCCTGGAAAAGCGGCCGGCCAATTTTGACGGCCTGTAA
- a CDS encoding response regulator transcription factor yields the protein MRILIIEDNPDILANLYAFLEAKGHVLDSAANGYAGLALAAQHEYDVIVLDVMLPGMTGLELCQKLRTELRDATPVLMLTARDTLQDKVAGFDSGADDYLVKPFSLVELEVRLNALLRRARGQTIGAAVLSVGDLRFDTENFEVKRAGTPLALTRTGYTILKCLMTQAPKLVPRELLEQEVWGEDRPDSDALRTHIHALRQALDKPFEFAMLRTVPGIGYKLLASDATV from the coding sequence ATGCGTATTCTGATTATTGAAGACAATCCCGACATCCTGGCCAATCTGTATGCGTTCCTGGAGGCGAAAGGGCACGTGCTCGATTCGGCGGCGAACGGCTACGCCGGCCTGGCGCTGGCGGCGCAGCACGAGTACGACGTCATCGTACTGGACGTCATGCTGCCCGGCATGACGGGATTGGAGCTGTGCCAGAAGCTGCGCACCGAGTTGCGGGACGCCACACCGGTGTTGATGCTGACGGCGCGCGATACGCTGCAGGACAAGGTGGCCGGCTTCGACAGCGGCGCCGACGATTACCTGGTCAAGCCGTTTTCGCTGGTCGAGCTGGAGGTGCGCCTGAACGCCTTGCTGCGGCGCGCGCGCGGCCAGACCATCGGTGCCGCCGTGCTCAGCGTCGGCGACTTGCGCTTCGATACCGAAAATTTCGAGGTCAAGCGCGCCGGCACCCCGCTGGCGCTGACCAGGACCGGCTACACCATTCTCAAATGCCTGATGACGCAAGCGCCCAAGCTGGTGCCGCGCGAATTGCTGGAGCAGGAAGTGTGGGGCGAGGACCGTCCGGACAGCGACGCCTTGCGCACCCATATTCATGCGCTGCGCCAGGCGCTCGACAAACCTTTTGAATTCGCCATGCTGCGCACCGTTCCGGGCATCGGCTATAAACTGCTAGCTTCCGATGCCACCGTTTAA
- a CDS encoding ATP-binding protein, with the protein MPPFKSLRRRIVVAYLTFAAAGILFFAVIAAVAVEGIEVKLVDERLQEVAAWASPRHAGGLPVEMPAGLSFHHDAEIPLSLRDLPDGATEITVDGVDLHVWSGRDANGRYAVVDHASAYEKIEVVVYGMFAIGFIGFLICSMMFGAYIGNSLVAPIMGLAAAVQARRPDLPLQDSPDELGILARAFSARTKELTEVLDRERFFTGDVSHELRTPLTVITGAAEILMTQTHANPAIHAASERIYRAARDASDSVTVLLRLARSPDMLEMTSVSAAGLAGEEAARCQTLTAAKPLELRYAGGEDFMIHAPRELLIAAIGNLVRNACLYTMQGEVVVRLAGRSLIVEDTGPGLPAAARARLLNEAIPAGASGSSGTGLGLGLVQRICAYLGADLAYSERVGGGSVFEVRFP; encoded by the coding sequence ATGCCACCGTTTAAATCCTTGCGCCGGCGTATCGTCGTCGCCTATCTGACGTTCGCCGCCGCCGGCATCCTGTTTTTCGCCGTCATCGCCGCCGTCGCCGTCGAAGGCATCGAGGTCAAGCTGGTCGACGAGCGCCTGCAGGAAGTGGCCGCCTGGGCCTCGCCGCGCCATGCCGGCGGTTTGCCGGTGGAAATGCCGGCCGGCCTCAGCTTCCATCACGACGCCGAAATTCCGCTCTCGTTGCGCGATTTACCCGACGGTGCGACCGAGATCACCGTCGATGGCGTCGATTTGCATGTCTGGTCCGGTCGGGACGCGAACGGACGCTACGCGGTGGTCGATCACGCCAGCGCGTACGAAAAAATCGAAGTGGTGGTATATGGCATGTTCGCCATCGGCTTTATCGGGTTTTTGATCTGCTCGATGATGTTCGGCGCCTATATCGGCAACAGCCTGGTCGCGCCGATCATGGGACTGGCTGCTGCGGTGCAGGCGCGCCGCCCGGACTTGCCGTTGCAGGACAGCCCGGACGAGTTGGGCATTCTGGCGCGGGCGTTTTCTGCGCGAACCAAGGAGTTGACCGAAGTTCTGGACCGCGAGCGCTTTTTCACCGGCGACGTCAGCCACGAGTTGCGCACCCCGCTGACCGTCATCACCGGCGCGGCGGAAATCCTGATGACGCAGACGCATGCCAACCCCGCCATCCACGCCGCGTCGGAGCGCATCTACCGCGCCGCGCGCGACGCGTCCGACTCGGTGACGGTGCTGCTGCGGCTGGCGCGCTCGCCGGACATGCTGGAGATGACGTCGGTCTCGGCCGCCGGGCTGGCCGGCGAGGAGGCGGCGCGCTGCCAGACCCTGACGGCGGCCAAGCCGCTGGAGTTGCGGTATGCCGGGGGCGAGGATTTCATGATCCACGCGCCGCGCGAACTGTTGATCGCGGCCATCGGCAACCTGGTGCGCAATGCTTGTCTTTATACCATGCAGGGCGAGGTGGTCGTGCGCCTGGCCGGCCGGTCGCTGATCGTCGAGGATACCGGTCCCGGCTTGCCGGCGGCGGCCCGCGCGCGGTTGCTGAACGAGGCCATCCCGGCCGGCGCCAGCGGATCGTCGGGCACCGGCTTGGGTCTGGGGCTGGTGCAGCGCATTTGCGCCTATCTGGGCGCGGACCTGGCTTACAGCGAGCGCGTCGGCGGCGGCAGCGTGTTTGAAGTTAGATTTCCTTGA
- a CDS encoding phosphoethanolamine--lipid A transferase, whose product MLPLLRVTPLLRVPRVHVQYLILAVAAFFVLVYNFSFWQTFFVATGGFQLANVPLYLASFTLLALAFNAFLTLFSFRYVIKPVLILLFFVTAFSSYFMNRYGIAIDASMLQNVMETDVHEATELFSWSLVLTISLLGVLPSALVYRLKLEFPPLRRALLINPAVIVVSLLVAGVLMMGFFKTLAPAVREYRQMRFLLTPTNVIQAGNSFVKRKMARAMVIAPLGSDAMKGTLWAQQKRRTVTIMVVGETARAMNFSLNGYQRDTNPLLSHQAGLLNFSNVQSCGTATAISVPCLFSGFARVDYSDDKAKAREGLLDVLSHAGLQVLWRDNNSGCKGVCDRVAYEDMSQPKAGDPFCNQEECFDERMLQGLPEIIRNAKQDLVIVLHQKGSHGPAYWKRYPPAFQRFGPVCTSNELEKCSRESIVAAYDNTIAYTDYFLSKTIDLLRAAGAADNVDTAFMYFSDHGESLGEKNMYLHGAPYFISPDEQRHVPFMLWLDQGYRDRFNLDQRCLEARRGQEFSHDNVFHSFLGMLNISTAVYNPRLDIFHACTLANQS is encoded by the coding sequence TTGCTGCCACTGTTGCGCGTCACACCGTTGTTGCGTGTGCCGCGCGTTCACGTGCAGTACCTGATCCTGGCGGTGGCCGCTTTCTTTGTACTCGTGTACAACTTTAGCTTTTGGCAAACGTTCTTTGTCGCCACCGGCGGCTTCCAGTTGGCCAATGTGCCGCTGTATCTCGCATCGTTCACGCTGCTGGCGCTGGCCTTCAACGCCTTTCTGACACTGTTCAGTTTCCGCTATGTGATCAAGCCGGTGCTGATCCTGCTGTTTTTCGTCACGGCCTTCAGCAGCTATTTCATGAACCGCTACGGCATCGCCATCGACGCTTCGATGCTGCAGAACGTCATGGAAACCGATGTGCATGAGGCTACCGAGCTGTTCAGCTGGAGCCTGGTGCTGACGATTTCCCTGCTGGGGGTGCTGCCGTCGGCGCTGGTGTATCGCCTCAAGCTGGAGTTTCCGCCGCTGCGCCGCGCGCTGCTGATCAATCCCGCCGTGATCGTCGTGTCCTTGCTGGTGGCCGGCGTCCTGATGATGGGATTCTTCAAGACCTTGGCGCCGGCCGTGCGCGAGTACCGCCAGATGCGCTTCCTGCTGACGCCGACAAATGTCATCCAGGCCGGAAACTCTTTCGTCAAGCGTAAAATGGCGCGCGCAATGGTGATTGCGCCGCTGGGCAGCGACGCCATGAAGGGCACCCTATGGGCGCAGCAAAAACGCCGCACCGTGACCATCATGGTGGTCGGCGAAACCGCGCGTGCGATGAACTTCTCGCTCAATGGCTACCAGCGCGACACCAATCCGTTGCTGTCGCACCAGGCCGGGCTGCTCAACTTCAGCAATGTGCAATCGTGCGGTACGGCCACGGCGATTTCCGTTCCCTGCCTGTTTTCCGGTTTCGCCCGCGTCGATTATTCGGACGATAAGGCGAAGGCGCGGGAGGGCTTGCTCGACGTGCTCAGCCATGCAGGCTTGCAGGTGCTGTGGCGCGACAATAATTCGGGCTGCAAAGGCGTGTGCGACCGCGTGGCGTATGAGGACATGTCGCAGCCGAAGGCCGGCGATCCGTTCTGTAACCAGGAGGAGTGCTTCGACGAGCGCATGCTGCAGGGCCTGCCGGAAATCATCCGCAACGCCAAGCAGGATCTGGTCATCGTGCTGCACCAGAAGGGCAGCCACGGGCCGGCGTACTGGAAGCGCTATCCGCCCGCGTTCCAGCGTTTCGGTCCCGTTTGCACCAGCAACGAGCTGGAGAAGTGTTCGCGCGAATCCATCGTGGCCGCCTACGACAACACCATCGCCTATACCGACTATTTCCTGAGCAAGACCATCGACCTGCTGCGCGCGGCCGGCGCCGCCGACAACGTCGATACCGCCTTCATGTATTTTTCGGACCACGGCGAATCGCTGGGCGAAAAGAATATGTATCTGCACGGCGCGCCGTATTTCATTTCGCCGGATGAACAGCGCCATGTGCCCTTCATGCTGTGGCTGGACCAGGGCTACCGCGACCGTTTCAACCTGGACCAGCGCTGCCTGGAGGCGCGGCGTGGACAGGAGTTCTCGCACGACAACGTGTTCCATTCTTTCCTCGGCATGCTGAACATCAGCACGGCCGTCTACAACCCTCGACTTGATATTTTCCATGCTTGCACGCTCGCTAACCAGTCTTAA
- a CDS encoding phosphatase PAP2 family protein, whose translation MLRTIDVVMFVSAVLILWIGNYTNIDLALADAMFDRASGTFPWRHAWLAERFNHDILKTILQVLGVMAVALAAWDWARPQPYWTAPRRTGLRVLALSAILVPTCISVLKHFSDSHCPWDLQRYGGREPYVRLLEMLPVGVSPGQCLPGGHASSALWLVALAVFWLPHRPRMAAAVGGLMLAFGLAVGWMQQLRGAHFLTHTLWSMWVAVFVVVVLYRTLKPAERRAELA comes from the coding sequence GTGCTGCGCACCATCGACGTTGTCATGTTCGTATCGGCCGTCCTGATCCTCTGGATCGGCAACTACACCAATATCGATCTGGCGCTGGCCGATGCCATGTTCGACCGCGCCAGCGGGACGTTCCCCTGGCGTCATGCCTGGCTGGCCGAACGGTTCAATCACGACATATTGAAGACCATCTTGCAGGTATTGGGCGTGATGGCCGTGGCGCTGGCCGCGTGGGATTGGGCGCGTCCACAGCCGTATTGGACCGCGCCGCGCCGCACCGGCTTGCGCGTGCTGGCGCTGTCGGCCATCCTGGTGCCGACCTGCATTAGCGTGCTGAAACACTTCAGCGATTCGCATTGCCCTTGGGATTTGCAGCGCTATGGCGGCCGCGAGCCCTATGTGCGGCTGCTGGAGATGTTGCCTGTGGGCGTGTCGCCGGGGCAGTGCCTGCCTGGCGGCCACGCGTCGAGCGCGCTGTGGCTGGTGGCGTTGGCCGTGTTCTGGTTGCCGCATCGGCCCCGGATGGCGGCCGCCGTCGGCGGCTTGATGCTGGCCTTCGGCCTGGCCGTCGGCTGGATGCAGCAATTGCGCGGCGCGCATTTCCTCACGCACACGCTCTGGTCGATGTGGGTTGCCGTATTCGTCGTTGTCGTTCTCTACCGCACGCTGAAACCTGCCGAACGGCGTGCGGAATTGGCCTGA